Proteins encoded by one window of uncultured Ilyobacter sp.:
- the rraA gene encoding ribonuclease E activity regulator RraA: protein MSEKLDAHGTAEICDIHSDDIQVFQPISFKSYGGKTRCSGEIVTVSLDEDNSTLKTLLQTPGNGRIAVVKVTGNFCAVVGDNLCKFAIDNKWGGIIVDGFVRDTHMLKIMPMVVLAVGTYPLRSSKKSQGKIGDTLEIAGVKVDHGSYLYLDEDGIVVTKEKFSDINFVK, encoded by the coding sequence ATGTCTGAAAAATTAGATGCTCATGGAACAGCCGAGATATGCGATATCCACAGTGACGATATCCAGGTGTTCCAGCCTATATCTTTCAAATCTTACGGGGGGAAAACACGTTGCAGCGGAGAGATTGTGACAGTCTCCTTAGATGAAGACAACTCTACGTTGAAGACATTACTTCAGACTCCAGGAAATGGTCGTATTGCAGTAGTAAAGGTCACAGGAAATTTTTGCGCAGTAGTGGGAGACAACCTTTGCAAGTTTGCCATAGACAATAAATGGGGCGGAATAATTGTAGATGGCTTTGTGAGAGATACCCATATGCTGAAAATTATGCCAATGGTGGTATTAGCAGTGGGAACTTATCCTCTCAGAAGCAGTAAAAAGTCCCAAGGTAAAATAGGGGATACACTTGAGATCGCCGGAGTCAAAGTTGACCATGGATCATATCTCTACCTAGACGAAGACGGTATCGTAGTTACTAAAGAAAAATTTTCTGATATTAATTTTGTAAAATAG
- a CDS encoding MarR family transcriptional regulator, with protein MKEPLGRTVKFLNIEIRKFLDFHLNEYQLGNGQFAIVIEISENRGINQDALAQKMGVDKTTIAKTVKKLVENGYIIKEEDENDRRSKKLYTTHKADLIFKKIKKLINLEKQVLTHGISQDEIKIFLKVVDCMKSNISEYLESGGSSDWKK; from the coding sequence ATGAAAGAACCCTTGGGAAGAACTGTAAAATTTTTAAATATAGAGATAAGAAAATTTTTGGATTTTCATCTCAACGAGTACCAGCTTGGGAATGGTCAGTTTGCAATTGTGATAGAGATAAGTGAGAACAGAGGGATAAACCAGGATGCCCTGGCTCAAAAGATGGGTGTGGACAAGACAACCATTGCTAAGACTGTAAAAAAACTTGTGGAAAATGGCTACATTATAAAAGAGGAAGATGAAAATGACAGGAGGTCGAAAAAACTTTACACCACTCACAAGGCAGACCTTATTTTTAAAAAGATTAAAAAACTGATTAATCTGGAGAAGCAGGTACTGACTCATGGAATTTCTCAGGATGAAATAAAAATATTTTTAAAAGTTGTAGACTGCATGAAGTCAAATATTTCAGAATATTTAGAAAGCGGAGGGAGTTCAGATTGGAAAAAATAA
- a CDS encoding MATE family efflux transporter, whose translation MFIGKCLGPFAMAGISITFPIFTIYIAVGMLVGHGGGSIVALRLGQGRKEGVNRVLGNVFKFYGVFSIIFMIMGYIFMNRLLIIFGATENYSIL comes from the coding sequence ATGTTTATCGGAAAATGCCTGGGTCCCTTTGCCATGGCGGGAATTAGTATTACCTTTCCTATATTTACAATATATATAGCAGTGGGGATGCTCGTAGGTCACGGAGGAGGAAGCATAGTAGCTCTAAGGCTTGGGCAGGGAAGAAAAGAGGGAGTAAATCGAGTGTTGGGAAACGTATTTAAATTTTACGGGGTATTCAGCATCATTTTTATGATTATGGGTTACATATTTATGAACAGATTGTTGATCATATTTGGAGCCACTGAAAATTATTCAATACTTTAG
- a CDS encoding ABC transporter permease, with the protein MGRFIVKRMIQMFVTLYLVVTATFFLMHAIPGGPFTREKPLPPAVIEALEAKFKLDQPLYVQYFDYVKGVFTFDFGPSFQKVGVDVTDMIVKGLPASAKIGMLAVLVVLLIGIPLGIISALKQNKWEDYVVTVLATIGVTIPSFVMATLIIYVFSAKLQVLPSFGLKTWKHFIGPVIALSGFSLAFVARLTRSSMLEVLQQDYIRTARAKGLSEFVVIGKHALKNALIPVITYVGPMIASILTGSFVIEKIFAIPGMGKYFVESVGNRDYTVIIGVTVFYAAFYIVMVFIVDVIYGIIDPRIKLHD; encoded by the coding sequence TTGGGTAGATTTATAGTAAAGCGTATGATACAAATGTTTGTCACACTGTATCTTGTAGTCACTGCTACTTTTTTTTTGATGCATGCTATACCCGGAGGACCTTTTACTAGGGAAAAACCTCTGCCGCCTGCAGTCATAGAGGCACTTGAGGCAAAATTCAAATTGGATCAGCCTCTATACGTACAATATTTTGACTATGTTAAAGGGGTTTTTACCTTTGATTTTGGACCCTCATTCCAAAAGGTAGGGGTAGATGTTACCGATATGATTGTCAAAGGACTTCCAGCCTCTGCAAAAATCGGAATGCTGGCAGTATTAGTGGTTCTTCTTATTGGAATTCCACTAGGTATTATATCAGCACTAAAACAGAACAAGTGGGAAGACTATGTGGTGACCGTATTGGCCACGATCGGTGTAACTATTCCTAGTTTTGTGATGGCCACACTGATAATCTATGTTTTCAGTGCCAAGCTTCAGGTCCTTCCGTCCTTTGGGCTTAAGACCTGGAAACATTTTATAGGGCCTGTCATAGCTCTAAGTGGTTTTTCTCTTGCTTTCGTAGCGAGATTGACACGTTCTAGCATGCTTGAGGTTCTGCAGCAGGATTATATAAGGACAGCAAGGGCCAAGGGATTGTCTGAATTTGTTGTAATCGGAAAACACGCACTTAAGAATGCTCTTATCCCAGTTATCACTTATGTTGGTCCTATGATAGCTAGTATCCTCACTGGATCATTTGTAATCGAGAAAATTTTTGCCATACCGGGTATGGGAAAATATTTCGTAGAAAGCGTAGGTAACCGGGATTATACAGTAATAATTGGTGTTACTGTGTTCTATGCCGCTTTCTATATTGTTATGGTCTTTATAGTGGATGTAATCTACGGTATTATAGATCCGAGAATAAAGCTGCATGATTAG
- a CDS encoding ABC transporter permease subunit encodes MDKRWERVPKEALEKEKVVRPSLTYWQDAWRRLKQNKLSMIGLVTIVLLFILAIFGPIISKFSYEDQNLNLGNIPPRFEIYKVDDNNFIYVHSEYKLISVSEKGELFDMILPAKEDISNLKKEYEIDGNTVVLDFKNARNSKKNPKIKKFQIFVNSSEIEPLKKVFNRTYYFGSDAFGRDLFIRVLYGARISLTVAVMATLVNFFVGILYGGISGYVGGRTDSLMMRFVDLISTIPLLLYVILLMVIIAPGLKTIILAMGITYWVGMARIVRGQALSIKGHEYVLAARTLGASNARILVRHIIPNAMGPIIVSLTMMIPSAIFTESFLSFIGLGVSAPQASWGTLASDALGGLRSYPYQLIFPSLAISITMLAFNFLGDGLRDALDPRLRK; translated from the coding sequence ATGGATAAAAGATGGGAAAGGGTCCCTAAAGAGGCCCTTGAAAAAGAAAAAGTAGTCAGACCAAGTCTTACTTACTGGCAGGATGCTTGGAGAAGATTAAAGCAAAATAAACTTTCTATGATTGGTCTAGTTACAATAGTCTTATTGTTTATTTTAGCTATTTTTGGACCAATAATTTCAAAATTCAGTTATGAAGATCAGAATCTTAATCTTGGAAACATACCTCCTAGATTTGAAATTTATAAAGTAGACGACAATAATTTTATTTACGTCCATTCAGAATACAAGCTGATCTCTGTTTCTGAAAAGGGAGAACTATTTGATATGATTCTTCCAGCAAAAGAGGATATTTCAAATTTGAAAAAAGAATATGAAATAGATGGAAATACCGTTGTTCTGGATTTTAAAAATGCCAGAAATTCGAAAAAAAATCCAAAAATTAAAAAATTTCAAATATTTGTAAACAGTTCCGAGATAGAACCTCTAAAAAAAGTCTTCAACAGAACCTATTATTTCGGAAGTGATGCCTTTGGAAGAGATCTTTTTATAAGAGTTCTCTATGGAGCTAGAATCTCTCTTACTGTAGCTGTTATGGCTACACTGGTAAACTTTTTTGTAGGGATACTTTACGGTGGTATTTCAGGTTATGTAGGGGGGAGAACAGATTCTCTTATGATGAGATTCGTAGACCTCATAAGTACAATACCTCTTCTTCTTTATGTGATTCTTCTGATGGTCATAATAGCACCTGGTCTTAAAACCATTATTTTGGCTATGGGTATAACCTACTGGGTAGGTATGGCAAGGATAGTCAGGGGACAGGCCCTTTCTATCAAGGGACACGAGTATGTTCTTGCAGCTAGGACTTTAGGGGCTAGTAATGCGAGAATACTGGTAAGGCATATTATTCCAAATGCTATGGGACCGATTATCGTTTCATTGACAATGATGATCCCTAGTGCAATTTTCACGGAATCTTTCCTAAGTTTTATTGGTCTTGGAGTATCAGCTCCCCAAGCATCTTGGGGAACTCTTGCAAGTGATGCCCTAGGTGGATTAAGGTCATATCCTTATCAGCTAATTTTTCCTTCCTTGGCGATTAGTATAACTATGCTTGCATTCAATTTTCTGGGAGACGGACTGCGTGATGCACTGGATCCTAGATTACGTAAATAA
- a CDS encoding ABC transporter ATP-binding protein: MSDKLLELKNVKTSFYTHLGEVQAVRGVSYHLERGEALGIVGESGSGKSVTSMSVMGLLQHPGKVKEGEILFKGEDLLKKNSKEMMNIRGNEIAMIFQDPMTSLNPVYTVGDQIMEAIKIHQKVSKDEARKKAIEMLTLVGIPSPETRIDNYPHEFSGGMRQRAMIAIALSCKPDLLIADEPTTALDVTIQAQILKLMKDLKEKINTSIILITHDLGVVADVCSRVIVMYGGLIMEEGTTEEIFYRPKHPYTMGLLKSIPKLVEEERLIPIDGTPPDLLKPPVGCPFAARCDYAMNICLEEKPDYYSSSPNHRAMCWLLDENAPHVEVDTGVRRGAK, from the coding sequence TTGTCGGATAAATTATTAGAATTGAAAAATGTAAAAACCTCTTTTTATACTCACCTCGGAGAAGTTCAGGCAGTAAGAGGGGTGAGTTATCATCTTGAAAGAGGTGAGGCTCTCGGTATAGTAGGAGAGTCGGGTAGTGGTAAAAGTGTGACTTCAATGTCAGTAATGGGACTACTTCAACACCCTGGAAAGGTAAAAGAAGGAGAGATTTTATTTAAGGGTGAGGATCTCTTGAAGAAAAACAGTAAAGAGATGATGAATATAAGGGGGAATGAGATTGCCATGATATTCCAGGATCCTATGACATCACTGAACCCTGTTTATACTGTAGGTGATCAGATTATGGAAGCCATCAAAATTCATCAAAAAGTTTCAAAGGATGAAGCCAGAAAAAAAGCGATAGAGATGCTTACTCTGGTTGGAATTCCATCTCCTGAGACAAGAATAGACAACTATCCACATGAGTTCAGTGGCGGTATGAGACAAAGAGCGATGATTGCCATAGCTTTATCTTGTAAACCGGATCTTCTCATAGCAGATGAACCTACTACCGCTCTTGATGTTACAATACAAGCTCAGATATTAAAACTTATGAAAGATTTGAAAGAAAAAATAAATACATCTATTATACTCATTACTCACGATCTTGGTGTAGTTGCTGACGTATGCTCTAGAGTAATTGTTATGTACGGAGGATTAATAATGGAGGAAGGTACTACTGAAGAGATTTTCTACAGACCAAAGCACCCCTATACAATGGGGCTCCTAAAATCCATACCAAAACTTGTAGAGGAAGAGAGACTTATCCCAATTGACGGGACACCTCCTGACCTTTTAAAACCACCAGTGGGCTGCCCTTTCGCAGCTAGGTGTGATTATGCCATGAATATCTGCTTAGAAGAAAAACCAGATTATTATTCCTCTAGCCCCAACCACAGGGCTATGTGCTGGCTTCTTGATGAAAATGCACCTCATGTAGAAGTAGATACTGGTGTAAGAAGGGGGGCTAAATAA
- a CDS encoding dipeptide ABC transporter ATP-binding protein yields MSDIKKEDILLEVKNLKKYFESKKGFFGKKTQYVKAVDDVSFYIKKGETFGLVGESGCGKSTTGRTLIRLYDVTGGNIIFDGQDISSLKEKDLIPFRKKIQMIFQDPYASLNTRMTVADIVGEPLDIHNLAKGQERQNRIYELLEKVGLSKDHASRYPHEFSGGQRQRIGIARALAVDPEFIICDEPISALDVSIQAQVVNMLEDLQKELGLTYLFIAHDLSMVKHISDRIGVMYLGKMVEVAESDELYEKPAHPYTRALLSSIPIPDPELNAQMKREILEGDVPSPLNPPSGCRFRTRCKYAKEVCSQQEPILQEVAPGHMAACHFAKDFYNNK; encoded by the coding sequence GTGTCAGATATAAAAAAGGAAGATATACTTTTAGAGGTGAAAAATTTAAAGAAATATTTTGAATCGAAAAAAGGTTTTTTTGGAAAAAAAACCCAATATGTAAAAGCGGTGGATGATGTCAGCTTTTACATAAAGAAAGGTGAAACCTTTGGATTGGTAGGAGAATCTGGATGCGGTAAATCAACTACCGGACGAACTCTTATAAGACTCTATGACGTGACTGGAGGAAATATCATTTTTGACGGGCAGGACATCAGCAGTCTAAAGGAAAAGGATTTAATCCCTTTTAGAAAAAAAATTCAGATGATATTCCAAGATCCATACGCTTCACTCAATACAAGAATGACCGTAGCAGATATTGTCGGTGAACCCTTAGACATTCACAATCTTGCCAAAGGTCAAGAGAGACAAAATAGAATATATGAACTTTTGGAAAAAGTCGGTCTTAGCAAGGATCACGCCAGTAGATACCCTCATGAATTCAGTGGTGGTCAAAGACAGAGAATAGGTATAGCCAGGGCTCTTGCAGTAGATCCAGAGTTTATAATCTGTGACGAACCTATCTCTGCTTTAGACGTATCTATACAGGCTCAGGTAGTTAATATGCTTGAAGATCTTCAGAAGGAGTTGGGACTTACCTACCTTTTCATAGCCCATGATCTTTCCATGGTAAAGCACATATCTGACAGAATAGGGGTAATGTATCTTGGTAAAATGGTTGAAGTGGCAGAAAGTGATGAGCTGTATGAAAAGCCTGCTCACCCCTATACCCGTGCACTTCTTTCATCTATACCCATCCCTGATCCTGAGCTCAATGCCCAGATGAAAAGAGAGATTCTAGAAGGAGATGTCCCTAGTCCTCTTAATCCCCCTAGTGGATGTAGATTCAGAACAAGATGCAAATATGCTAAAGAGGTCTGTTCACAACAAGAACCGATTTTACAAGAGGTTGCTCCCGGACATATGGCGGCCTGTCATTTTGCAAAAGACTTCTACAACAATAAATAG
- a CDS encoding peptide ABC transporter substrate-binding protein — translation MKKRFMMLGILILSLLMVACGGKKEASTEKDAEQVLVFNLSSEPKTVDPQLNSATDGGIVINNTFEGLMRMNDEGMPVPATAESYEVSEDGKVYTFHIRENAKWSDGQPVKASDFEYAWKRALDPAVASEYSFQLYYIKGAQEYFEGNGSVDDVAVKAIDDKTLELTLVGPTPYFLALTTFYTYMPVREDVVDKKPEGWAKDTTIAVSNGPFIISEYEPSSKIVLVPNENYWNQESVKLDKIIFEEIVDQTTALTAYENGEVDVLREVPQQDIPRLQLEDSTFSIAPFLGTYYYIFNVDKEPTNNVNVRKALTYAIDRKALVAQVTKGGQLPATGFVPTGLFDSEGKDFRATAGDFDINTTADITKAKEYLAKAGYPEGKGFPKLTIIYNTSESHKAVAEAIQEMWKKNLGIDVELMNQEWAVFQDTRHVGNFEIARAGWIGDYADPMTFLDLFTSYSGNNDAQWKWTTDEKKFASNKEYDALIEKSKVSQGTERDALLYKAEKILMDEMVTMPIYYYTAPIMVKEYVKGWERDILGTWYFGNAEIQK, via the coding sequence TTGAAGAAAAGATTTATGATGTTAGGAATTTTAATCTTATCACTTCTCATGGTAGCATGCGGTGGTAAAAAAGAAGCGTCAACAGAAAAAGATGCAGAACAGGTTCTTGTATTCAACCTGAGTAGTGAACCAAAAACTGTAGATCCGCAGTTGAACTCGGCGACTGATGGAGGTATCGTTATAAACAATACTTTCGAAGGTCTTATGAGAATGAATGACGAAGGTATGCCGGTTCCTGCAACAGCAGAGTCATATGAGGTATCTGAAGATGGTAAAGTCTATACATTCCATATCAGAGAAAATGCCAAATGGTCTGACGGTCAGCCTGTAAAAGCTTCAGACTTTGAATATGCTTGGAAGAGAGCCCTTGATCCTGCAGTAGCCTCAGAATATTCTTTCCAGCTATACTATATTAAAGGTGCTCAAGAATATTTTGAAGGAAATGGTTCTGTCGATGATGTTGCTGTAAAAGCTATAGACGATAAAACTTTAGAGCTTACACTTGTTGGTCCTACTCCGTATTTTCTGGCGCTTACTACATTTTACACTTACATGCCTGTAAGAGAAGACGTAGTTGACAAGAAACCTGAAGGATGGGCTAAGGATACAACTATTGCTGTTTCAAACGGGCCTTTTATAATTAGTGAATATGAGCCTTCTAGTAAGATAGTTCTTGTTCCTAATGAGAACTACTGGAACCAAGAAAGTGTAAAATTAGATAAAATAATTTTCGAAGAGATAGTGGATCAGACTACTGCCCTTACAGCTTATGAAAACGGAGAAGTAGATGTCCTTAGAGAAGTTCCACAACAAGACATCCCTAGACTTCAGCTTGAAGATTCTACTTTCTCAATAGCACCGTTTTTAGGAACTTACTACTACATCTTCAACGTAGATAAGGAACCAACTAACAATGTAAACGTTAGAAAAGCTTTGACATATGCAATCGACAGAAAGGCGCTTGTTGCGCAGGTTACAAAGGGTGGACAGCTTCCTGCAACTGGTTTCGTTCCTACTGGTCTTTTTGATTCAGAAGGAAAAGACTTCAGAGCTACTGCTGGAGACTTTGATATCAATACGACAGCTGACATCACAAAAGCAAAAGAATATCTTGCAAAAGCCGGATACCCAGAAGGTAAAGGATTCCCTAAGCTTACTATCATCTACAACACTTCAGAATCACATAAAGCCGTAGCTGAAGCTATACAGGAGATGTGGAAGAAAAACCTTGGAATAGATGTAGAACTTATGAACCAAGAGTGGGCTGTATTCCAAGACACTAGACATGTTGGTAACTTTGAGATAGCCAGAGCAGGATGGATAGGGGATTATGCTGACCCTATGACATTCCTTGATCTGTTTACATCTTATTCTGGAAACAACGATGCTCAGTGGAAATGGACAACTGATGAAAAGAAATTTGCTTCTAATAAAGAGTATGATGCACTTATTGAAAAGTCTAAAGTAAGTCAGGGAACTGAAAGAGACGCACTTCTTTACAAGGCTGAAAAAATTCTTATGGACGAGATGGTAACTATGCCTATCTATTACTATACTGCTCCTATAATGGTAAAAGAGTATGTTAAAGGATGGGAAAGAGATATCTTAGGAACATGGTATTTCGGAAACGCAGAAATACAAAAATAA
- the tal gene encoding transaldolase, with amino-acid sequence MNNEIIRELDNLGQSLWLDFISRDIIQNGKLEKLIKAGLMGVTSNPSIFHNAIAKSNDYDNEIKELASKGSSVEEIYDKLTVRDIQEAADILKPVYEKTAERDGFISLELNPLLAEDTEKTLSEGIRLHEKVNRENVMFKVPATDEGIVAIEELISKGICVNITLIFSPEQYRKTAEAYIRGLKRLADNKGDLTKVHSVASVFVSRIETMVDDLLEERGRKDLMGQAAVANSMIIYSIYRGIENSPEFQELSRKGANLQRVLWASTGTKNSAYSDIKYVTELIAPDTVNTLPYDTLKKFIDHGTAKIALDTDDSKANEIFRDLEEAGVSMNEVFNALMKKGLASFEDAYNELLESIQSKAK; translated from the coding sequence ATGAACAATGAAATCATAAGAGAACTGGATAATCTAGGTCAGAGTTTATGGCTTGATTTTATAAGTCGTGATATCATACAGAACGGGAAATTGGAAAAACTTATTAAGGCTGGGCTTATGGGAGTTACATCAAATCCGAGCATATTTCATAACGCCATAGCAAAAAGTAACGACTATGATAACGAGATAAAAGAGCTAGCTTCTAAGGGAAGCTCAGTGGAAGAGATATATGATAAATTGACAGTGAGAGATATACAGGAGGCAGCAGATATTCTGAAACCTGTTTATGAAAAAACGGCAGAAAGAGACGGGTTTATAAGCCTAGAGCTAAATCCGTTGCTGGCTGAAGATACAGAAAAAACCCTGTCAGAAGGGATAAGACTTCACGAAAAGGTAAATAGAGAAAATGTAATGTTTAAAGTTCCTGCCACCGATGAGGGGATAGTTGCTATAGAGGAGCTGATATCTAAAGGCATCTGCGTAAATATCACTCTGATATTTTCACCAGAGCAGTACAGAAAGACAGCAGAAGCTTATATTAGAGGTCTAAAAAGGCTAGCTGACAATAAGGGGGACCTCACTAAGGTTCACTCAGTTGCCAGTGTATTTGTAAGCAGGATAGAGACTATGGTTGATGATCTTTTAGAAGAAAGAGGAAGAAAAGACCTTATGGGGCAGGCTGCTGTGGCAAATTCTATGATAATTTATTCTATTTATAGGGGTATTGAAAATTCTCCAGAGTTTCAAGAGCTCTCTAGAAAAGGGGCTAATCTTCAGAGAGTGTTATGGGCTTCTACTGGGACAAAGAATTCAGCTTACAGCGATATAAAATATGTTACTGAACTTATCGCCCCAGACACTGTAAATACTTTGCCTTATGATACTCTTAAAAAATTTATTGATCACGGAACTGCCAAAATCGCACTTGATACAGATGATTCTAAGGCAAATGAAATTTTCAGAGACTTAGAGGAAGCAGGGGTGTCAATGAACGAAGTTTTTAATGCCCTCATGAAGAAAGGACTTGCATCTTTTGAGGATGCGTATAATGAGCTTTTAGAGAGTATTCAGTCGAAGGCTAAATAA
- a CDS encoding sodium:alanine symporter family protein, with protein MKEILGQLDSIIWGFPTLFVLVGTGIYLTVNLKGIQISKLVTAFKLLFEKDDNSDSKEGDVSGFAALCTALAATIGTGNIVGVATAIKLGGPGAIFWMWIAAFFGMSTKFAEGFLAIKYREKKDGEYSGGPMYYIEKGAKNKFLGKVFAFSGIMVALLGIGTFPQVNAVVEGVKGAVGVPTSITGIILTVAVALVTFGGIKRISQVASFLVPFMALFYIVGGVVIMASNTPATVSAISLIISSAFKGSAAVGGFAGAGIMMAMRAGVARGVFSNEAGLGSAPIAAASAKTDSPVKQGLISMIGPFLDTLIVCSITGIIIVSSGLWSQDGLAGSLLTSKAFEFYLGSYGSLIVNVGIIFFAFTTIIGWNFYGEKCTQYLFPKETIKWFKVIFLVMVASGPFLKLETIWLIADIVNGVMVIPNLVGLLVLRKVIIGETMEFFREPVLKKA; from the coding sequence ATGAAAGAAATATTGGGACAATTGGACAGCATTATATGGGGGTTTCCTACACTTTTTGTACTCGTGGGAACTGGAATTTATCTTACAGTAAACTTAAAAGGTATTCAGATTTCAAAGCTTGTAACCGCTTTTAAACTTCTTTTTGAAAAAGATGATAATTCTGATTCAAAAGAGGGAGATGTATCAGGGTTTGCAGCTCTTTGTACAGCTTTGGCAGCTACTATCGGTACAGGAAATATCGTAGGTGTAGCCACTGCAATAAAGTTAGGAGGTCCTGGAGCTATATTTTGGATGTGGATTGCAGCTTTCTTTGGTATGAGTACAAAGTTTGCAGAAGGATTTCTGGCAATCAAATACCGTGAGAAAAAAGACGGAGAATATTCAGGCGGACCTATGTACTATATAGAAAAAGGTGCTAAAAATAAATTTTTAGGTAAAGTATTTGCTTTTTCTGGAATAATGGTTGCTCTTTTGGGAATAGGAACTTTTCCACAAGTTAACGCAGTGGTAGAAGGGGTGAAAGGTGCTGTGGGAGTACCGACTTCTATTACCGGTATTATACTTACAGTGGCCGTAGCTCTCGTTACTTTCGGTGGAATTAAGAGAATTTCCCAGGTAGCTTCATTTCTCGTTCCCTTCATGGCTTTATTTTATATAGTAGGTGGAGTTGTAATAATGGCTTCAAATACTCCTGCTACAGTGTCTGCCATATCTCTCATAATAAGTTCTGCATTCAAGGGCAGTGCAGCGGTAGGAGGTTTTGCAGGAGCAGGAATTATGATGGCTATGAGAGCCGGTGTTGCTAGAGGAGTATTCTCAAATGAAGCCGGACTTGGCTCCGCACCTATTGCAGCAGCTAGTGCTAAAACTGATTCGCCTGTAAAACAGGGACTCATATCAATGATCGGACCATTTTTAGATACTCTGATAGTATGCAGTATTACTGGAATAATAATTGTTTCATCAGGGTTATGGTCACAAGACGGTCTTGCAGGATCCCTACTTACTTCAAAGGCTTTTGAATTTTATCTTGGTTCTTATGGTTCACTCATAGTAAATGTGGGAATAATATTCTTTGCTTTCACTACAATAATAGGTTGGAACTTCTATGGAGAAAAGTGCACTCAGTATCTTTTCCCAAAAGAGACTATCAAATGGTTTAAGGTAATATTCCTTGTGATGGTAGCATCAGGGCCATTCTTAAAGCTTGAGACAATCTGGCTTATTGCTGATATAGTAAATGGTGTTATGGTAATACCAAACCTTGTTGGTCTTTTAGTACTTAGAAAAGTTATTATTGGAGAAACAATGGAGTTTTTCAGGGAGCCTGTTCTTAAAAAGGCGTAG
- a CDS encoding response regulator transcription factor: MERILLLEDEDKMRKVVKNFLVKAGYEVIEACDGEEALELFYENTFDLAILDVMVPKIDGWTICRKIRKESKIPIIMLTARSTEDDELFGFDLGADEYITKPFSLKILLARVKVLLKRKESIVEDNSLKVGKLEIDSNSHRVIFCGEILDLTPKEYDMLLMMVKNKDIAISRERFLNQIWGFDYYGDLRTVDTHVKQLRKKLNGKHIKTVRGVGYRFEEE; encoded by the coding sequence ATGGAAAGAATTTTACTTTTAGAAGATGAAGATAAAATGAGAAAGGTGGTAAAGAACTTTCTTGTAAAAGCTGGTTATGAGGTTATAGAGGCCTGTGACGGAGAGGAAGCTTTAGAATTATTTTATGAGAATACTTTTGATTTGGCTATTTTAGATGTTATGGTTCCAAAAATAGACGGCTGGACAATATGCAGGAAAATTAGAAAAGAGTCTAAAATCCCCATTATAATGTTGACTGCAAGAAGTACTGAAGATGATGAGTTGTTTGGGTTTGATCTAGGGGCAGATGAATATATAACAAAACCTTTCAGCCTTAAGATACTCTTAGCCAGGGTAAAGGTACTTTTGAAAAGAAAAGAATCCATAGTAGAAGACAACAGCTTAAAGGTTGGGAAATTGGAGATTGATTCTAATAGCCATAGGGTAATCTTTTGTGGTGAAATTTTGGACCTGACTCCAAAGGAGTATGATATGCTTCTCATGATGGTTAAAAATAAGGACATTGCTATTTCCAGAGAGAGATTTTTAAACCAGATATGGGGCTTTGATTATTATGGAGACCTTCGAACTGTGGACACCCATGTAAAACAGCTGCGTAAAAAACTTAATGGGAAGCATATTAAGACTGTTCGTGGAGTTGGATACAGGTTTGAGGAGGAATAA